Sequence from the Salinicoccus sp. Bachu38 genome:
CTCGATGCCCTTTCTGCCCTTCAATACAATGAACCGTCCCCCCGTACGTACGAGCGGCAGACAGAGTTCCGCCAGCACATTCAACTGGGCGACGGCACGGGCGGTCACGATATCGAACATATGGCGCTGGGCACCCTGTGCAAATGTCTCCGCACGATCATGGACCAGATGAATCCTATCCAGATCAAGCTCTGCTGTCAGTTCATTCAGAAACAGTATGCGTTTGTTCAATGAATCTACAATCGTCACTTTGAGATCGGGTCTGACGATCTTCAGCGGAATGCTTGGAAAGCCTGCCCCTGCCCCGACATCGCATATGCTTGCTTTTTCGGGGAGGTCCACATGGAAGAGCGGTGTCAGCGAATCATAGAAGTGTTTCAGATAGACGCCTGCTTCATCAGTTACGGCAGTCAGGTTCACCCGGTCATTCCATTCAGCCAGCATTTCGAAGTACCTTCTGAATTGGGCGATCTGACCATCGTCCAATATGATGCCCTGCTGGCGCAGTGCCTCTATGAATTGTGCTTCCTTCATGCTTCCACCCGTTGGATGCTGCCCTGTTCAATATAGACGAGGAGGATCGAAATATCCGCAGGGTTGACCCCTGAAATTCTCGAAGCCTGGGCGATATCGAGCGGTTTGACGGTCTTCAGCTTGTCCCTTGCCTCTGTCGCGAGTGAATGGATCGCATCATAGTCGATATCCACAGGGATCTTCTTCTTCTCCATGCGTTTCACTTTGTCGACCTGCATGAGCGACTTCTTGATGTAGCCATCATATTTCACCTGGATTTCGACCTGCTCATATTCTTCCTGTGTGAGCGTCGTTTCCTCCTCCAGTATTTTCATGATGGAGGCATAGTCCATTTCAGGACGTCTGAGCAGATCGATCGCCAGTATGCCGTCCTTGAGTGGTGTGCCGCCCCTTTCCTCCACGACGGCCTGCGTATGGGCGTTCGGCTTGATGCGGATGTTCTTCAGACGGTCGAATTCCTCTTCGATATGCTGCTTCTTCGTCTGGAACGCCTCGAGCCTTTCCTCAGAAATCAGGCCGATGGCGTGGCCGATTTCGGTCAGGCGCATGTCTGCATTGTCATGACGCAGGAGCAGACGGTGTTCCGCCCTCGAAGTCAGCAGCCTGTACGGTTCATTCGTCCCTTTCGTCACAAGGTCATCGATGAGGACGCCGATATATGCATCGGAACGGCTGAGCACAAGCTCCTCTTCCCCGAGCAGTTTGCTCGCTGCATTGATGCCTGCGATGAGGCCCTGTCCGGCCGCTTCCTCATATCCGCTGGTACCGTTGATCTGGCCGGCAGTATAGAGATTCCTGATTTTCTTCGTTTCAAGTGTCGGCCACAGCTGCGTCGGAACGAGCGCATCATATTCGATGGCATAGCCTGCACGCATCATCCTGGCATTTTCAAGTCCGGGAACAGAAGAGAGCATCTCCCTCTGGACATTTTCCGGCATGCTTGTGGAGAGTCCCTGTACATAGACTTCTTTTGTGCTCCGGCCTTCCGGCTCCAGGAAGATCTGGTGCCGTGGCTTGTCGTTGAAGCGCACGATCTTGTCTTCGATGGATGGGCAGTAGCGTGGGCCTGTACCTTTGACCATGCCGGAATACATCGCAGAAAGATGCAGATTGTCGTTAATGATCATATGCGTATTTTCCGAAGTATAGGTCAGCCAGCAAGGCAGCTGATCCATGATGAATTCAGTCGTTTCGAAGCTGAAGGCCCGCGGTACATCGTCTCCGGGCTGTATCTCCGTTTTGGAGTAGTCGATGGAGTCCGAGTTGACCCGCGGCGGTGTCCCCGTCTTGAAGCGGACGATTTCGAAACCGAGATCCTTCATCTGGTCTGCAAGGGGTACCGAAGGCATCTGGTGGTTCGGCCCACTGGAATATTTGAGGTCGCCGAGGATGATCTCCCCACGCAGGAAGGTGCCTGTCGTGACAATGACTGCCTTCGCTTCATAAATGGTGCCGATATTCGTTCTGACACCTTTGACCTCGTCGTCTTCAACGATCATTTCATCCACCATGCCCTGGAGGATGTCAAGATTCGGCTCGTCCTCAAGTACACGTTTCATCTCCTGCTGGTAGAGCACTTTATCCGCCTGGGCCCGCAGGGCACGGACTGCCGGTCCTTTGCCGGTATTCAGCATGCGCATCTGTATATGCGTCCTGTCGATCACTTTTGCCATCTGTCCACCGAGTGCATCCACTTCACGAACGACGATCCCTTTCGCAGGTCCCCCTACTGAAGGGTTGCATGGCATGAACGCTATGTTGTCGAGATTGATCGTCAGCATCAGCGTCTTCAGCCCTTTTCGTGCAGAGGCGAGCCCTGCTTCTACGCCCGCATGGCCTGCACCGATGACAACAACATCGTATTTCATATTATCTGTCATAGTTCTCCTCCTTTTATTTTCCAAGACAGAACTGGCTGAAGAGCTGATCGATCAGCTGTTCACTGACATCTTCCCCAATCACTTCTCCGAGCAGTTCCCACGTTTTGACAAGGTCTATCTGTACTATATCCACCGGTACGTCCATTCCGGCTGATTCT
This genomic interval carries:
- the rsmG gene encoding 16S rRNA (guanine(527)-N(7))-methyltransferase RsmG, which codes for MKEAQFIEALRQQGIILDDGQIAQFRRYFEMLAEWNDRVNLTAVTDEAGVYLKHFYDSLTPLFHVDLPEKASICDVGAGAGFPSIPLKIVRPDLKVTIVDSLNKRILFLNELTAELDLDRIHLVHDRAETFAQGAQRHMFDIVTARAVAQLNVLAELCLPLVRTGGRFIVLKGRKGIEELEESQFALDLLGGELVDIYNFTLPEEDSERHILEIVKKRKTPKKYPRKPGTPNKSPLKQ
- the mnmG gene encoding tRNA uridine-5-carboxymethylaminomethyl(34) synthesis enzyme MnmG, producing the protein MTDNMKYDVVVIGAGHAGVEAGLASARKGLKTLMLTINLDNIAFMPCNPSVGGPAKGIVVREVDALGGQMAKVIDRTHIQMRMLNTGKGPAVRALRAQADKVLYQQEMKRVLEDEPNLDILQGMVDEMIVEDDEVKGVRTNIGTIYEAKAVIVTTGTFLRGEIILGDLKYSSGPNHQMPSVPLADQMKDLGFEIVRFKTGTPPRVNSDSIDYSKTEIQPGDDVPRAFSFETTEFIMDQLPCWLTYTSENTHMIINDNLHLSAMYSGMVKGTGPRYCPSIEDKIVRFNDKPRHQIFLEPEGRSTKEVYVQGLSTSMPENVQREMLSSVPGLENARMMRAGYAIEYDALVPTQLWPTLETKKIRNLYTAGQINGTSGYEEAAGQGLIAGINAASKLLGEEELVLSRSDAYIGVLIDDLVTKGTNEPYRLLTSRAEHRLLLRHDNADMRLTEIGHAIGLISEERLEAFQTKKQHIEEEFDRLKNIRIKPNAHTQAVVEERGGTPLKDGILAIDLLRRPEMDYASIMKILEEETTLTQEEYEQVEIQVKYDGYIKKSLMQVDKVKRMEKKKIPVDIDYDAIHSLATEARDKLKTVKPLDIAQASRISGVNPADISILLVYIEQGSIQRVEA